The following coding sequences lie in one Synechococcus sp. PCC 7336 genomic window:
- the proS gene encoding proline--tRNA ligase: MSQVARLSQMLFVTLREDPAEAEIPSHKLLVRAGYIRRVGSGLYVYLPLMWRVLQKVSQIVREEMNAKRAQECLLTQLQPSELWKESGRWDTYTKAEGIMFALTDRQDRELGLGPTHEEVIAAIARDTIRSYRQLPLNLYQIQTKFRDEIRPRFGLMRGREFIMKDAYSFHADEDSLKQTYADMYDAYCNILSRCGLKFRAVDADSGAIGGAGSQEFMVLADAGEDEVLYTEDGQYAANVEKAVSLPAEAKPSPFQTFEKRETPGTTTIASMCEYLGCDPTNSVKNVLYRAVYDTGTTVLVSVSIRGDRDVNEVKLQNELVRLGGQFGSAILVLDVPDESIQQQWAAQPLPLGYMDPALPDDYIRKLDGLEPKFFRLADRTVADLKNFVTGSNEVDYHVVGANWGEQFQLPELVDIQTAVAGDRSVRDPSQTLQTARGIEIGHIFQLGTKYSEAMGASFTNEQGKTVPLVMGCYGVGVSRLAQAAVEQSFDDKGIIWPVAIAPYHCVVVVPNIKDDSQMAAAEAIASELAELGIETLLDDRNERAGVKFKDAELIGIPFRITTGRSLKDGKMELNERATGETREVAVEGAARAVAERVQSALASK, from the coding sequence ATGAGTCAAGTGGCGCGACTGTCTCAAATGTTGTTTGTGACGCTGCGAGAGGATCCGGCAGAGGCCGAGATTCCCAGTCACAAGCTGTTGGTGCGGGCGGGTTACATTCGCCGAGTGGGCAGTGGCCTGTATGTCTATTTGCCCCTGATGTGGCGGGTGCTGCAGAAAGTGTCCCAAATTGTCCGCGAAGAGATGAATGCTAAGAGGGCGCAGGAATGTTTGCTGACGCAGTTGCAGCCGTCGGAGTTGTGGAAAGAGTCGGGGCGCTGGGATACCTACACGAAGGCGGAAGGAATTATGTTTGCCCTCACCGATCGCCAAGATCGGGAATTGGGCTTGGGACCCACCCACGAAGAAGTGATTGCGGCGATCGCCCGCGACACGATTCGCTCCTATCGCCAACTGCCGTTAAATCTCTACCAAATTCAGACCAAGTTCCGGGATGAAATTCGCCCTCGCTTCGGCCTCATGCGCGGTCGCGAGTTCATTATGAAGGACGCCTATTCCTTCCATGCGGACGAGGACAGCCTGAAGCAAACCTATGCAGACATGTATGACGCCTATTGCAACATCCTCAGCCGCTGCGGGCTGAAGTTTCGGGCGGTGGATGCGGATTCGGGGGCGATCGGCGGAGCTGGCTCGCAGGAATTTATGGTGTTGGCGGATGCGGGTGAAGACGAGGTGCTTTACACCGAAGACGGGCAATATGCCGCCAATGTGGAGAAGGCGGTGTCGCTGCCAGCGGAAGCGAAGCCCTCTCCGTTCCAGACCTTTGAGAAGCGGGAAACCCCCGGCACCACTACTATTGCCTCCATGTGCGAGTATTTGGGCTGCGACCCCACCAACAGCGTTAAGAACGTTTTGTATCGGGCGGTTTACGACACTGGCACCACTGTGCTTGTCTCAGTCAGCATTCGCGGCGATCGGGATGTGAATGAGGTGAAGCTGCAGAACGAGTTGGTGCGTTTGGGGGGCCAGTTTGGCAGCGCGATTCTGGTGCTGGATGTACCGGATGAGTCGATACAGCAGCAGTGGGCCGCTCAACCGCTGCCGTTGGGCTATATGGACCCGGCGCTACCGGATGACTATATTCGCAAGCTTGACGGTCTAGAGCCCAAGTTTTTCCGATTGGCCGATCGCACGGTTGCGGATCTGAAAAACTTTGTCACCGGCTCGAACGAGGTAGATTATCACGTTGTGGGGGCTAACTGGGGAGAGCAGTTCCAGTTGCCCGAGCTGGTGGATATCCAAACGGCGGTGGCAGGCGATCGCTCCGTTCGCGATCCCAGCCAAACGCTGCAGACGGCTCGCGGGATTGAAATTGGCCATATTTTCCAGTTGGGCACGAAATATTCCGAGGCGATGGGGGCCAGCTTCACCAACGAGCAGGGCAAGACCGTGCCCTTGGTGATGGGGTGTTATGGCGTAGGAGTATCGCGGCTGGCACAGGCGGCAGTCGAGCAATCCTTTGACGATAAAGGGATTATTTGGCCAGTGGCGATCGCCCCCTACCATTGCGTCGTTGTCGTCCCCAACATCAAAGATGACAGCCAGATGGCGGCGGCAGAGGCGATCGCTAGCGAGCTCGCCGAGCTGGGGATTGAAACGCTCCTAGACGATCGCAACGAACGGGCGGGGGTAAAGTTTAAAGACGCCGAGCTCATTGGAATTCCCTTCCGCATCACGACGGGTCGCAGCCTCAAAGATGGCAAGATGGAGCTGAACGAGCGCGCTACGGGCGAGACGCGAGAGGTGGCTGTTGAGGGGGCTGCCCGCGCAGTTGCCGAGCGGGTGCAGTCGGCATTGGCAAGCAAATGA
- the psbU gene encoding photosystem II complex extrinsic protein PsbU has translation MKSLVNTSWSRFVTIALAIILSLSSIFTAPMPALAEAGAAEVSGIPVAELEVPLDVNYDILRTYRELPGFYPTLARKIIFGAPYDKIDDVLDIEGLTDTEKQLLEANLKNLKAGAYDEGANYLENRINKGYYD, from the coding sequence ATGAAAAGCCTCGTAAACACTAGCTGGTCTCGTTTCGTCACGATCGCACTAGCGATTATTCTCAGTCTGAGTTCGATCTTCACGGCTCCGATGCCTGCTTTAGCCGAGGCAGGTGCGGCAGAAGTGAGTGGCATTCCCGTTGCCGAGTTAGAGGTTCCACTGGATGTGAACTACGATATCTTGCGCACCTACCGCGAACTGCCCGGTTTTTATCCCACCTTGGCTCGAAAGATTATATTTGGCGCTCCCTACGACAAGATTGACGATGTCCTCGATATTGAAGGTCTGACCGATACCGAAAAGCAATTGCTCGAAGCGAATCTGAAAAACTTGAAGGCTGGTGCCTACGATGAAGGAGCCAACTACCTCGAGAACCGCATCAACAAGGGTTACTACGACTAG